In the genome of Candidatus Cloacimonadota bacterium, one region contains:
- a CDS encoding sigma-54 dependent transcriptional regulator has translation MKSPKILILDDEKKITDRLSKYLIKKNFDVITANSPTIAFSIIKKEKIDILISDIMLPEMNGLNVLKKVKAEYPEIEVIMISGHGDMDTVIEATRNGAVDYIRKPFGPLDIQLAIERTSKYVKIQSHLHSVENKLEIIENQRSLINRELENLIEKDLIGETKAIKSVLKLALKAAQDKDVSVLITGENGTGKEIIARIIHYASPRKEYAFYPVNSAAIPEHLLESEFFGHKKGAFTGATDNKKGCFELANGGTLFLDEIADMPFTLQSKLLRALEEKKIKPVGSDREINVNIRIISATNKNIDKLVADNKFRIDLFHRINTLMIHIPPLRERIKDIKPLMEHFVQYFARRKNMKIPEIDKSVISELEKYSFPGNVRELRNMVERALILNDTDKLTLDDFNFALNKTNADNQLPNTTNLQELEIATIKKVLKKTNFNQVKASQYLGISNDALFRRIKKYRIKIEKKIT, from the coding sequence ATGAAATCACCGAAAATTTTGATCTTAGATGATGAAAAGAAAATAACCGATCGACTCAGTAAATATCTCATCAAAAAGAATTTTGATGTAATAACTGCCAATTCTCCTACCATTGCATTCAGTATCATTAAAAAGGAAAAAATAGATATTCTAATATCAGATATCATGCTTCCGGAAATGAATGGATTGAACGTTCTGAAAAAAGTAAAAGCAGAATATCCCGAAATAGAAGTTATCATGATCAGCGGTCATGGCGATATGGATACAGTGATCGAAGCAACTCGCAACGGTGCTGTAGATTATATTCGCAAACCGTTTGGTCCTCTGGATATTCAACTGGCAATAGAGCGAACCAGCAAATATGTAAAAATCCAAAGCCATCTGCATTCCGTGGAAAACAAACTGGAAATCATAGAAAACCAGCGATCTCTGATCAATCGAGAGCTGGAAAACCTGATCGAAAAGGATTTGATCGGAGAAACAAAAGCGATCAAATCGGTTCTGAAACTGGCATTAAAAGCAGCTCAGGACAAAGATGTGAGTGTATTGATAACAGGAGAAAATGGTACAGGAAAAGAGATAATTGCCCGTATTATTCATTATGCCAGTCCTCGCAAAGAGTATGCATTTTATCCTGTAAATAGTGCAGCAATTCCAGAGCATCTTCTGGAAAGCGAATTTTTCGGACACAAAAAAGGAGCTTTTACAGGTGCCACAGATAATAAAAAGGGATGTTTTGAATTGGCAAATGGCGGAACACTTTTTTTGGATGAAATAGCTGATATGCCTTTCACGTTGCAGTCCAAATTGCTCCGAGCTTTAGAAGAAAAAAAAATAAAACCAGTAGGAAGCGATCGCGAAATAAATGTAAACATTCGAATTATCTCCGCTACCAATAAAAACATTGATAAGCTGGTAGCCGACAATAAATTCCGCATCGATCTGTTTCACAGAATCAATACGTTGATGATTCACATCCCACCGTTACGAGAGAGAATCAAAGATATTAAACCTCTGATGGAACATTTTGTCCAATATTTTGCCCGTCGCAAAAATATGAAAATCCCAGAAATCGATAAGAGTGTTATATCTGAATTGGAAAAATATTCTTTTCCTGGCAATGTACGTGAACTTCGAAACATGGTGGAACGAGCTCTAATTTTGAACGATACAGATAAGCTGACCTTGGATGATTTTAATTTTGCCCTGAACAAAACAAATGCAGATAACCAGTTGCCAAATACTACAAATCTACAGGAATTGGAAATCGCCACGATAAAAAAAGTGCTGAAAAAGACGAATTTCAACCAGGTAAAAGCATCCCAATATTTAGGAATTTCTAACGATGCACTTTTCCGAAGAATAAAAAAATACAGGATAAAGATAGAAAAAAAAATCACATAG